One segment of Cololabis saira isolate AMF1-May2022 chromosome 9, fColSai1.1, whole genome shotgun sequence DNA contains the following:
- the riok2 gene encoding serine/threonine-protein kinase RIO2 — protein sequence MGKLNVVILRYLSRDDFRVLTAIEMGMKNHEIVPVSLLSSIASLKHGGCNKILRELVKHKLVYYERSKTVQGYKLNYGGYDYLALKTFCSREVILSVGNQMGVGKESDIYIVASPNDEQYALKLHRLGRTSFRNLKNKRDYHKHRKNMSWLYLSRLSATKEFAYMKALYDRGFPVPKPVDYNRHAVVMELINGYPLCQVHELQDPSALYSEFMELIVKLANHGLIHGDFNEFNLMLDNQDHITLIDFPQMVSTSHPNAEWYFDRDVKCIRDFFAKRYNYESELFPTFKDIRRSCSLDVEVSASGFTKDLERDGALLNPAGPNEETDDEEGEAEDEDEETDEEPEIEESMNMKEYQHAMLELEGLKISETHANIQDQDDEKREETKEEEETEATSTAKSDTETEKELEEESREAEDDCPELTGLSALNKEFKPFRDPDSLQHIAEHSRRRTDSEATMGSTGSCSTIPPEVVRQKMRRQLTNQQKAAQRRRLQKGEANLVTKARRENQFTIKSSIEGASFWG from the exons ATGGGGAAGCTGAATGTTGTGATACTGAGATACTTGTCTCGAGATGACTTCCGAGTCCTCACTGCT ATTGAGATGGGGATGAAGAACCACGAGATTGTCCCAGTAAGCCTTTTGTCCTCCATTGCCAGCCTCAAACATGGTGGATGCAACAAGATCCTCAGAGAACTTGTAAAACACAAACTTGTGTACTATGAACGATCCAAGA CTGTCCAGGGCTACAAGTTGAACTATGGAGGTTATGACTACTTGGCTCTAAAGACCTTCTGCTCTAGAGAAGTCATATTGTCAGTTGGCAATCAGATGGGTGTTGGCAAAGAGTCAG ATATATATATTGTGGCAAGTCCAAATGATGAACAGTATGCTCTGAAGCTGCATAGACTGGGTCGCACCTCCTTCAGAAACTTAAAAAACAAGAGGGATTACCACAAACACAGAAAGAACATGTCTTGGCTCTACCTCTCACGCCTTTCTGCCACGAAAGAGTTTGCCTACATGAAG GCATTATATGATCGAGGCTTTCCAGTTCCCAAACCTGTGGACTATAACAGACATGCTGTTGTGATGGAGCTCATCAATGGATATCCTCT GTGTCAGGTTCACGAGCTGCAGGATCCATCTGCTCTGTACAGTGAGTTCATGGAGCTCATAGTCAAACTGGCCAATCACGGCCTGATTCATGGAGACTTTAACGAATTCAACCTTATGCTGGACAACCAGGACCACATAACTCTGATTGACTTCCCTCAAATGGTCTCTACATCACACCCTAACGCTGAATG GTACTTTGACCGTGATGTCAAATGTATCAGGGATTTCTTTGCAAAGAGATATAACTATGAAAGTGAGCTATTTCCAACCTTCAAGGACATACG GCGGTCTTGCTCTCTAGATGTGGAAGTGTCAGCCAGTGGCTTCACCAAAGATCTGGAGAGAGATGGTGCATTGCTAAACCCAGCTGGACCTAATgaagaaacagatgatgaagagggGGAGGcagaagatgaagatgaggaaaCGGATGAAGAGCCTGAAATAGAAGAGAGTATGAACATGAAGGAATATCAACATGCAATGTTGGAACTGGAGGGATTGAAAATCAGTGAAACCCATGCAAACATACAAGATCAAGACgatgaaaagagagaggaaacaaaagaagaggaagagaccGAGGCAACCTCCACAGCTAAAAGTGATACGGAAACAGAGAAGGAGTTAGAGGAAGAGTCAAGGGAAGCAGAGGATGACTGCCCAGAGCTGACAGGCTTATCTGCTTTGAACAAAGAGTTCAAACCTTTCAG AGATCCGGACAGCCTTCAACACATTGCCGAACATAGTAGGAGGAGAACAGACAGTGAAGCCACAATGGGGAGCACAGGGAGCTGCTCTACCATCCCACCG GAGGTAGTCCGTCAGAAGATGCGTAGGCAGCTCACCAACCAGCAGAAGGCAGCACAGAGGAGACGTCTGCAGAAGGGAGAAGCCAACTTGGTGACCAAAGCCAGGAGAGAGAACCAATTTACCATCAAGTCCAGCATAGAAGGCGCCAGCTTCTGGGGGTGA
- the LOC133450439 gene encoding protein limb expression 1-like yields the protein MKMNYLKVEECIMSYLSQSETATSPNDLNVVAILHNFWEQRQTCQLNDSCSESDSFGGKMVSQAESLLLYESAPLPGPPYVCYVTLPRGSCFGNYKVCDTQAEARRDAARVALMNSLVNELPCRRISPDFISQSLHLAATESSVSMDDACDSSTSIGIYSFMLHAYMGRTMLEFQEMMTIFQLLHWNGTLLALREKNCSRQSVIAYYSQRGLDECMCSSMALDWLGREQRSPGLLGLELQVAQRELVLARRRGIELRFYKEKTEILNLALSQAYIHHTPEVFSQAPSHTSQHEQHPLDTLYYQDTEVQTSPPYSLSPTLHDTMQTFDTDSSCPSFCSMQTFVPLDNSD from the exons ATGAAGATGAATTATTTAAAGGTGGAGGAGTGCATCATGTCTTACCTCTCACAGAGTGAGACTGCCACCAGCCCTAATGACT TGAATGTGGTGGCAATTCTGCATAACTTCTGGGAACAGAGGCAAACATGTCAGTTAAATGACTCCTGCAGTGAATCCGACAGCTTTGGTGGGAAGATGGTCAGCCAGGCAGAGAGCCTGCTGTTGTATGAGTCTGCACCTTTGCCTGGTCCGCCGTACGTCTGCTATGTCACACTTCCTAGAGGAAGCTGCTTTGGAAACTACAAG GTGTGTGACACTCAAGCGGAAGCTCGAAGGGATGCAGCTCGCGTGGCTCTAATGAACTCACTCGTAAATGAGTTGCCGTGTCGACGCATCAGCCCTGACTTCATCAGTCAGAGTTTGCATCTGGCAGCCACAGAGAGTTCT GTCTCTATGGACGATGCATGTGATTCAAGCACCAGTATAGGAATCTACAGTTTCATGCTACATGCTTACATGGGAAGGACTATGCTGGAGTTCCAG GAGATGATGACAATATTCCAGCTGTTGCACTGGAATGGGACACTGTTGGCTCTAAGGGAGAAGAACTGCTCTCGACAG AGTGTGATTGCCTACTACTCTCAGCGAGGACTTGATGAGTGCATGTGTAGCAGTATGGCTCTGGATTGGCTTGGACGAGAGCAGAGGTCACCTGGACTTCTGGGACTGGAGCTGCAGGTGGCGCAGAGGGAGTTGGTGCTGGCCCGACGTAGAGGCATAGAGTTACGCTTCTACAAAGAAAAGACAGAGATACTTAACCTGGCACTGAGCCAAGCATACATTCACCACACACCTGAAGTCTTCAGCCAGGCACCCAGTCACACAAGCCAGCATGAACAACATCCGTTAGACACACTTTACTACCAGGACACAGAGGTCCAGACGTCCCCACCTTACAGTCTTTCACCAACTCTACATGACACAATGCAAACTTTTGACACAGACTCCAGCTGTCCCTCATTTTGTTCAATGCAGACATTTGTGCCTCTAGATAACTCTGACTAA
- the epg5 gene encoding ectopic P granules protein 5 homolog: protein MEAVRPKKSKGKTSEKSQSVRKQKQKQVEENKRIIAPSAVCDEAPTSDFSDISLSLPVLPAEEHKEEHKGEHQDSVSTSETTAPPLQPPSEKQQTSSIETLCTPGLTKTLQSSLNLSTVTPQVAVHPKEDEDGGLEPQGTKVVVEPQTTELEKDMQLWNQPFITPQFEVPSAPALYPSLPTLEEGLVVQFCGKTVKNGAKEPAVLALPEQESSPPSLQPLEYVAELSTSKLYPALPKTAPEMQAFTLEQLSVWEPGGGLQSWLESVEVCAAQFCALVRQENHELTELLQNYWRCRRQLTQSHTQLHTQSSECKSTQNRLWTFRDEQLTLQGVCADQSKVCGYHRFQQAELSEAVLVELRKLLEACSELLHQKVVLHAYTALLSRLQVESYLHRLLKDCSGNQTQPSSLQPLKEAISVLFSFTRRVLDDTQFQTDVHLWLERLVAVLMHIGGSEEHLYLLCHLLCCPAGVGKWAAPFLQIQVWGNTSGVQHFMQALSILMSPARHRAEFLGHMKPCESQSSSASGPESGNWTLVDEGGEEDEDPDSSWLLLCEEDLILLLTQFPFQQLYSQMLGMSKQGVYEPKVCSSQKMMRIFAFASSLIEVLALGLQTYNRARYRQLVKRIGHIIRVTVCYVSDHWAQYVSVANLGGSTSYLHSLSLEKLQLEYDHLFLRAVLHVLRNKRLGIWLFMSEMPYGTLSSSMLWKVLHVMQCAETAGLETLSTAGDTQSCIQALRDPKQQERFEQWLCEVNSSDGISLLTALAHMATPTQHSDPAFITTITLLIYQVSYVSVSTRETYSKVGRELLAAIAMVHPYVMSVLLERLRETIQSVGMVALYLCKELPLSLWQPQPEEICVIGAWLLQHPLSAVENRLACVILEGLNWGYTQDGSLAMSSCLHREVALLVAEAYQKYLTDKPYSGLLSEGIKQVSYLASVLRLGVSPEASFSQWAWQLLLRLKLHGNAQNPKGAWEVPALASSPPADLTHAPSMHSVLRAVKAGLSIGCYLSIAMTTVGHSLENLCTEGVELFKSLIQSHHLLAAVHLLDNILPPTYHLSFYLLNNSQFVSCIQLFLQNDSVCPQSVTQQVTHRVAPLLTGTTYGDNVRLLNSVIQGHIVESSRPGRVGTAAVLEFWVGILTQQNLWYRDKTVLFIMDQICCAAFTHHQEECVQKLLYQQHKNALGCHGDRGVLSSLVGWIAGHATPSFIEGQSLSAEVWFAWLVLNMEGLIEEESQLRRCVENELLSEHISPDQALKKAQQRLKLPVAPSLQRLQVYRWACQAIATPPDHPLLPIIWQKFLQLYLRQPGPEYGLAAGGCIGRKFFQSSSQTTLLRDLRQRIQEVSDFHHAASQALRVPPPHTPSSDSQGEESPDNPQQPYLTSPQLHTELVRLFGMFALWMDDETLQNQEVYLPSLPPEYEAHRLAQVMQQQQVLWLEYVDQERVQYDKREVLSLWEKAQSEPTFLQTQNQGFTDRTSLSSARERILSNLEKHPVPRPPPELQQLKAPVPVVPVTCLTDPKAAAELLQKDLCILQDQARIAVAWEAQQVAMEQELLENLPLLFKNQPEQVSMALECKGKGGQPCQGPANISVTCERVQRQEAVHNQITSLSRDIKKLRTDAMAPPPQSLAQAAVHTENFITALVNQYKAQKSLVVQQVGVTVFYEVVSFVCEDTLRHPPTRQYLSSCVEILGQVFIQGNAEECGRVLKTILEHRRLCPLISPFFTPSAAPNQLVFLYQEVVTSLHLDSADVVFMLLTKFDLSQWLTEANPVFAERTRLLELIHGALCVCGQDPESELLTPFHLFTKHWTWVVRHHFPDHYSDCLRLLMTSSSNQLLSPECWKVTLRVLGCLPPSRSTKNKAEQSARSPISLSPQQVDETVDWLSDYFLRSRLTKPDLRSFGLYSAWAPYINYVVSFWEHLTGCLINVQLSNCAREPVGSSKILKALQDLHSKLVKLFKPWIFPLDTGDAGNSKCYPWLETDASAAGFLVGLYAQLVDTLHQKFRDRLLPGQRGALMLCMMQYCESCTSPRTPEYLLYLYHTHLRSLPWRHLHPDTQLMEQLFSVERGSPKSCFLFMGQLLCEVNWVSVLSHCLQTSPGSAAYPALPHMDTQKETHTMLVYLLYMLVFLAKEEQLLSQQDSPLLSLLVQSTSLPWHQLDLSSYQGILGYVGTHYPPSLVLSADSALQLLLKSLRSAAGLHPCSPEAPHQEETLKAGAYVRWCVQSVVTLEQGGGINLSSVEAQLETLLESIVTFNPPEVGLEQRHMAFCSLFSDVLALLNGVGVSTGEALAAYVITWLDRKGRGFPILPLLTACSRCLASVRHMTRIMEACIKAYFSHAEEESVGWGPVLASLQVPELTVDDFLSESQSGGSFLTLYAFILQRLNTEYTAANEKRTLALINTWTTQVFPSGPGDEAKLFLWWHKALNISVEQLQPQVCLTEVSGVVMGLMRLQTRLVQLGEERQNSGLLGAIGLGKRSPVSNRFRVVVRSLAAFLSVQVPSETEIRLQPTTELQLSAKAQQTVGILEAMPSNKQYAELEDSVNKAVQFIRYPGHCLKDGPRLLALLVNLLYPDLRYLHIIR from the exons ATGGAGGCTGTGAGACCAAAGAAGAGCAAAGGAAAAACCAGCGAAAAATCTCAG TCGGTTAggaagcagaagcagaagcaggTAGAGGAGAACAAAAGGATCATAGCTCCCTCGGCTGTCTGTGATGAGGCCCCCACCTCAGACTTCAGTGACATCTCCCTCAGTCTGCCTGTGCTTCCTGCTGAGGAGCACAAGGAAGAGCACAAGGGGGAGCACCAGGACTCTGTTTCAACCTCTGAGACCACAGCACCGCCACTGCAACCTCCTTCAGAGAAGCAACAGACCTCATCAATAGAAACTTTATGCACACCAGGGTTAACTAAGACTCTACAGTCAAGTCTGAATTTGTCAACAGTGACACCACAAGTTGCAGTTCACCCAaaagaggatgaggatggtgggCTGGAACCTCAGGGGACTAAAGTCGTGGTTGAACCACAAACCACAGAGTTGGAAAAAGACATGCAGTTGTGGAATCAGCCGTTTATTACACCTCAGTTTGAGGTCCCAAGTGCCCCAGCATTGTACCCATCTCTCCCTACACTGGAGGAGGGTCTTGTTGTACAGTTCTGTGGCAAAACTGTGAAAAATGGTGCAAAAGAACCTGCTGTCTTAGCACTTCCTGAGCAGGAATCTTCTCCTCCGAGTTTGCAACCCCTGGAGTATGTAGCGGAGCTTTCAACGAGTAAACTGTACCCAGCATTACCTAAAACAGCTCCAGAGATGCAG GCGTTCACACTGGAACAGCTGAGTGTCTGGGAGCCAGGTGGAGGGTTACAATCATGGCTGGAAAGTGTCGAGGTCTGTGCTGCCCAGTTCTGTGCTCTGGTCCGGCAGGAGAACCATGAATTGACTGAACTGCTGCAGAACTACTGGCGCTGCCGGAGACAGCTGACCCAGTCCCACACACAGTTGCACACACAATCGTCTGAGTGCAAGAGCACACAGAACCGCCTCTGGACCTTCAGAGATGAACAGCTCACACTacaa GGTGTGTGTGCAGACCAGTCTAAGGTATGTGGATACCATCGTTTCCAGCAGGCAGAGTTAAGTGAGGCTGTTTTGGTTGAGCTACGGAAACTACTTGAAGCCTGCAGTGAGCTCCTCCATCAGAAGGTGGTGCTGCATGCGTACACTGCTCTGCTGTCGCGACTGCAAGTTGAATCATACTTGCATCGCCTATTAAAAG ATTGTTCTGGCAACCAAACACAGCCTTCTTCTCTCCAACCTCTGAAAGAGGCAATCAGTGTCTTGTTTAGCTTTACACGTCGAGTCCTTGATGACACACAGTTCCAGACAGATGTCCACCTCTGGCTGGAGAGATTG GTTGCCGTCCTGATGCACATTGGAGGGTCAGAAGAGCACCTTTACCTGCTGTGCCATCTTTTATGCTGTCCGGCTGGGGTGGGGAAGTGGGCTGCACCTTTCCTTCAG ATTCAAGTTTGGGGGAACACCTCTGGAGTGCAACATTTTATGCAAGCACTATCCATTTTAATGTCACCTGCCAG ACATCGTGCAGAGTTCCTGGGTCACATGAAGCCGTGTGAGAGCCAGAGCTCTTCAGCCTCAGGGCCAGAGTCTGGCAACTGGACCCTTGTTGATGAAGGTGGAGAGGAG GACGAGGACCCAGACAGCAGCTGGCTTCTGCTCTGTGAAGAGGATTTGATCTTGCTGCTGACCCAGTTCCCGTTCCAGCAGCTCTACTCACAGATGCTGGGGATGAGTAAGCAAG GTGTGTATGAGCCCAAAGTCTGCTCCAGTCAGAAGATGATGCGCATCTTTGCCTTTGCCTCTTCACTCATTGAAGTTCTTGCTCTCGGCCTGCAAACGTATAATAGAGCACGGTACAGACAGCTGGTCAAGCGGATAGGACACATCATAAG GGTGACAGTGTGCTATGTCAGCGATCACTGGGCCCAGTATGTGAGTGTGGCTAATTTGGGTGGATCCACCTCTTATCTACACTCTCTGTCTCTTGAAAAACTCCAGCTGGAATATGACCATCTCTTCCTCAGAGCTGTTTTACATGTACTCAGAAACAAAAG GTTGGGTATTTGGCTGTTTATGTCTGAGATGCCGTATGGGACTTTGTCTAGCTCTATGCTGTGGAAAGTCCTTCACGTTATGCAGTGTGCAGAAACAGCAGGACTAGAAACGCTCAGCACTGCAGGAGATACACAGTCCTGCATTCAAGCTCTCAGAG ACCCAAAGCAGCAGGAGAGATTTGAGCAGTGGCTGTGTGAGGTAAACAGCTCTGATGGCATCTCCCTCCTCACGGCACTAGCACACATGGCAACACCAACTCAGCACTCTGATCCTGCATTCATCACTACTATAACCCTGCTGATTTACCAG GTGTCCTATGTGAGTGTGTCGACCAGAGAAACTTATTCCAAGGTGGGGAGGGAGTTGCTGGCTGCCATTGCGATGGTCCATCCCTATGTTATGTCTGTACTCTTGGAGAGACTGAGAGAGACCATACAGTCTGTAGGAATG GTGGCGTTGTATTTGTGTAAAGAGCTGCCTCTGAGTCTGTGGCAGCCACAGCCGGAGGAAATCTGTGTGATTGGGGCCTGGTTGCTCCAGCACCCCCTGTCGGCAGTGGAGAACCGGCTGGCCTGTGTCATCCTGGAGGGTCTCAATTGGGGTTACACACAG gACGGCTCTTTAGCGATGTCATCATGCCTTCACAGAGAGGTGGCTCTGCTGGTAGCTGAAGCCTATCAGAAGTACCTCACAGACAAGCCCTATAGTGGCCTCCTGTCTGAGGGAATCAAACAG GTATCTTACCTTGCCAGTGTCCTTCGTTTGGGTGTATCTCCTGAGGCATCCTTTAGTCAGTGGGCTTGGCAGCTGTTGCTAAGGCTGAAGCTCCATGGTAATGCCCAGAACCCTAAAGGAGCCTGGGAAGTGCCTGCTTTGGCATCCAGCCCCCCTGCAGACCTTACACATGCCCCTAGCATGCACTCTGTTCTCAGGGCTGTAAAAGCAGGCCTCTCAATTGGATGCTACCTGTCCATTGCCATGACAACAGTGGGACATAG tctGGAAAACCTTTGTACGGAAGGAGTTGAACTGTTTAAAAGTCTGATTCAGTCTCACCACCTGTTAGCTGCTGTACATCTGCTGGATAACATCCTACCACCCACCTACCACCTCAGTTTTTACCTGCTCAACAACTCTCA GTTTGTGAGCTGCATCCAGTTATTCTTGCAGAATGACAGCGTGTGTCCTCAAAGTGTCACACAGCAGGTCACACATCGAGTGGCACCACTCCTCACCGGAACTACCTACGGAGACAATGTCCGTCTGCTGAATAGTGTAATTCAG GGTCACATAGTGGAAAGCTCACGGCCTGGTCGTGTGGGCACTGCAGCAGTTCTGGAGTTTTGGGTGGGAATTCTGACTCAGCAGAACTTGTGGTACAGAGACAAAACAGTTCTGTTCATCATGGATCAGATCTGCTGTGCTGCCTtcactcaccaccaggaggaatGCGTGCAAAAACTCCTGTACCAGCAGCATAAG AATGCCTTGGGTTGCCACGGAGATCGGGGTGTGCTGTCCTCTCTGGTTGGCTGGATTGCTGGTCATGCCACACCTTCCTTTATAGAGGGCCAGTCCCTGAGTGCAGAG GTTTGGTTTGCCTGGCTGGTGCTCAATATGGAGGGCCTGATTGAGGAAGAATCTCAGCTAAGGCGCTGTGTTGAGAATGAACTTCTGTCAGAGCACATTTCCCCAGATCAAGCTTTAAAG AAGGCACAACAGAGGCTGAAGCTGCCAGTAGCACCATctctgcagcgtctgcaggtGTATCGCTGGGCATGTCAGGCCATAGCCACACCACCTGATCACCCCCTCCTTCCCATCATCTGGCAGAAGTTCCTACAGCTCTACCTCAGGCAGCCTGGACCCGAGTATGG GCTCGCTGCAGGAGGATGTATTGGCCGTAAGTTCTTCCAGTCGTCTTCTCAGACCACTTTACTCAGAGATCTGAGGCAGAGAATACAAGAGGTGTCGGACTTTCACCATGCTGCCAGCCAGGCGCTCAGGGTGCCCCCACCACACACTCCCTCATCAGACTCACAGGGTGAAGAAAGTCCTGATAATCCCCAACAACCTTACCtcacttctcctcagctgcacaCGGAATTAGTGAG GTTGTTTGGCATGTTTGCtttgtggatggatgatgagacTCTGCAGAACCAGGAAGTGTaccttccttctctccctccAGAGTATGAAGCTCACAGACTGGCACAGgtcatgcagcagcagcag GTTCTGTGGCTGGAGTATGTGGACCAGGAGCGTGTTCAGTATGATAAGAGAGAGGTCTTATCTCTGTGGGAGAAGGCGCAGAGTGAGCCAACTTTCCTGCAGACCCAGAACCAGGGCTTCACTGACCGCACCAGTCTCAGCAGTG CAAGGGAGCGTATCCTGTCCAACCTGGAGAAACATCCAGTTCCCCGTCCGCCTCCGGAGCTACAGCAGCTGAAAGCTCCAGTGCCAGTTGTTCCGGTCACCTGTCTCACTGACCCCAAGGCTGCTGCTGAGCTGTTACAGAAGGACCTCTGCATTTTACAAGACCAAGCCAG GATTGCAGTTGCATGGGAAGCCCAGCAGGTGGCAATGgagcaggaactgctggagAATCTTCCTTTACTTTTCAAGAACCAGCCTGAGCAAGTCAGTATGGCTCTGGAGTGTAAAGGAAAGGGAGGACAGCCATGCCAGGGACCAGCAAACATCTCTGTCACA TGTGAGCGTGTCCAGAGGCAGGAGGCAGTACACAATCAGATTACATCGCTGAGCAGGGACATCAAGAAGCTTCGAACCGATGCTATGGCTCCCCCACCTCAAAGCCTGGCCCAGGCTGCTGTCCACACTGAGAACTTTATCAC GGCTCTCGTGAATCAGTACAAAGCGCAAAAGTCTCTGGTGGTGCAGCAAGTTGGTGTGACAGTCTTTTACGAGGTGGTCTCTTTTGTGTGTGAGGACACACTGCGACATCCCCCGACACGGCAGTATCTCTCATCGTGTGTGGAGATACTAGGACAG GTTTTTATCCAAGGAAATGCAGAAGAGTGTGGTCGTGTCCTAAAAACCATCCTGGAGCATAGACGTCTCTGTCCGCTCATTTCCCCTTTCTTCACGCCCAGTGCAGCACCCAATCAGCTTGTCTTCCTCTACCAAGAAGTGGTGACGTCCCTCCACCTTGATAGTGCTGATGTCGTCTTCATGCTACTCACTAAG TTTGACTTGTCCCAGTGGCTGACTGAAGCCAATCCTGTGTTTGCGGAGAGAACTCGCCTGCTGGAGTTGATCCACGGAGCTCTCTGTGTCTGTGGCCAAGACCCCGAGTCTGAACTTCTCACACCTTTTCACCTCTTCACTAAACACTGGACCTGGGTTGTACGGCACCATTTCCCAGACCATTACAGCGATTGCCTACGTCTGCTCATGACCA GTTCATCCAACCAGTTGCTGAGTCCAGAGTGCTGGAAAGTGACCCTGCGAGTGCTTGGGTGCTTACCTCCATCCCGCAGCACCAAAAACAAAGCTGAACAGTCCGCCAGATCCCCCATCAGCCTCTCTCCTCAGCAG GTGGATGAGACGGTCGATTGGTTGAGTGACTACTTCTTGCGAAGTCGTCTCACTAAGCCAGACCTCCGCAGCTTTGGCCTCTACTCTGCCTGGGCTCCCTACATCAATTATGTTGTTTCCTTCTGGGAACATTTGACTGGTTGCCTCATTAACGTCCAGCTCAGTAACTGTGCCAGAGAGCCGGTGGGCAGCAGTAAAATATTGAAAG CTCTGCAGGATCTACACAGTAAGCTTGTGAAGTTATTTAAGCCGTGGATCTTTCCTCTGGACACTGGTGATGCTGG TAACAGCAAGTGTTACCCCTGGCTGGAGACAGATGCAAGTGCTGCAGGATTTCTGGTTGGCCTTTATGCTCAACTGGTTGACACGCTTCATCAAAAATTCAGAG ATCGTCTCTTACCTGGTCAGAGAGGTGCTCTAATGCTGTGTATGATGCAGTACTGCGAGAGCTGCACCTCACCCCGCACACCTGAGTATCTGCTATACCTGTATCACACACACCTGCGCAGCCTGCCCTGGAGACACCTGCACCCCGACACTCAGCTGATGGAGCAGCTCTTCAGT GTGGAGAGAGGAAGTCCCAAAAGCTGTTTCCTCTTCATGGGGCAACTCTTATGTGAAGTCAACTGGGTCAGTGTCTTAAGTCACTGCTTACAAACATCTCCCGGCTCTGCCGCATATCCAGCCCTTCCACACATGGATACGCAGAAGGAGACGCACACCATGCTGGTCTATCTGCTGTACATGCTCGTTTTTCTGGCAAAGGAGGAGCAACTCCTGAGTCAACAG gaCTCTCCTCTGCTCAGTCTGCTGGTCCAGTCCACCTCTCTGCCCTGGCACCAGCTCGACCTGTCCTCATACCAGGGCATTCTGGGATATGTTGGCACCCACTACCCTCCCTCTCTTGTTCTGAGTGCCGACTCTGCTCTCCAGTTGCTGCTGAAATCACTCCGTAGCGCCGCAGGGCTTCACCCCTGTTCCCCTGAAGCTCCACACCAG GAGGAGACTCTCAAAGCTGGAGCTTATGTGCGCTGGTGTGTGCAGTCAGTGGTGACACTGGAACAGGGAGGTGGCATCAACCTGAGCAGTGTGGAGGCTCAGCTGGAGACCCTTCTAGAGAGCATAGTCACATTCAACCCACCAG aggtgggTTTGGAGCAGAGGCACATGGCATTCTGTAGTCTCTTCAGTGACGTGTTGGCTTTGCTCAATGGAGTGGGCGTCTCCACTGGGGAGGCACTTGCTGCTTATGTCATCACCTGGCTGGACAGGAAGGGAAGAGGCTTTCCAATCCTGCCCCTTCTCACCGCCTGCTCCCGTTGTCTAGCATCTGTGCGGCACATGACACGAATCATGGAGGCATGCATCAAAGCATACTTCAGCCATG CTGAGGAGGAATCTGTGGGTTGGGGTCCTGTGCTGGCATCGCTGCAGGTCCCTGAGCTCACAGTGGACGACTTCCTCTCTGAGAGCCAATCGGGGGGCAGCTTCCTCACGCTCTATGCCTTCATCTTGCAGCGCCTCAACACTGAATACACAGCAGCCAATGAAAAGAGGACCCTGGCCCTCATAAACACATGGACGACCCAGGTCTTCCCCAG TGGACCAGGTGACGAAGCCAAGCTTTTCCTTTGGTGGCACAAAGCACTGAACATATCTgtggagcagctgcagccacAGGTATGCCTAACTGAGGTGTCAGGAGTTGTCATGGGTCTCATGAGGTTGCAAACCAGGCTTGTCCAGCTGGGAGAAGAGAGACAGAACTCCGGTCTGCTAGGAGCTATAGGCCTCGGCAAGAGGTCTCCTGTTTCTAATAG GTTCAGGGTGGTGGTACGCAGTCTGGCAGCATTCCTGTCTGTCCAAGTGCCGTCAGAGACTGAGATAAGACTCCAACCCACCACGGAACTGCAGCTCTCTGCAAAAGCACAACAA ACTGTGGGGATATTGGAGGCCATGCCCAGCAATAAGCAGTATGCTGAGCTAGAGGACTCTGTGAATAAGGCTGTCCAGTTCATTCGCTACCCAGGACACTGTCTCAAAGATGGACCCCGACTGCTGGCACTGCTCGTCAACCTGCTATACCCGGACCTCAGATACCTACACATCATTCGTTAA